From the genome of Corallococcus macrosporus DSM 14697:
GCGCGCACCCGCGCGGCCTCCACCGCGCTCATGGGCAGCGTGGTGGGCCGGGGGATGGCCTCGCAGTCCAGCGCGCACAGCTCGCCGTCCCCGCGGTCCACCACCAGCAGCACCGCCGGGTCCTGCCGCCAGCCGTGGCCGCCCAGCAGCGACGCCAGGCTGAGCGCCGCCAGCACCTGGCCCTGGAAGCGCAGCACGCCCACGACGTGCGGCGAGGACAGCGGCACCGGCGACACCATCTTCAGCGGCAGCGCGGCGCGCAGCGACTCCAGGGAGAGCGCGTAGCGCTCCTCGCCCAGGGGGAACTCGGCGATCCAGTGCACCGCCTCCTCGACGGTGTTCTCGCCCTGCTCCCTCAGGCGGGCCGCGCGCCGCTCCAGCAGCTCACGCGCCTCGGCCTCCTGGGACTCTTCCAACGTCCGCGGAGTGACCTTCATTCGAGCGCCCCCTGGTTGAGGTAGGCGTCAGCGGACGCCTGGTAGAAGCGCGCGGGCAGGGCCTCCGGCCCCTCCACGAGCTGGTCGGGTGGAAGCCGCTCAGCGCGCGAGCGCAGGGCCCGCATCAGCGGCACCGCGCCCTCCCGCGCCCCGGAGCGCTCCCGCAGCAGGGCCAGCTCCAGCAGCCCCGGCAGGTAGTCCGGCGCCTGGCGGACCAGGGCCTCCAGCACGGAGGACGCGCCCACCTCGTCACCTTCCTCGATGCGCTCCAGCGCGTTCAGGTGCAGCCGCGTGGGCGGCGGCGGAGGCGCCACGGCCTCCTCCCGCGCGGGGACGGGTAGCAGCGGCGTCAGCGGACGGCGCGGCGGCGCGGCGGCCACCGGCCAGGCGCGGGCGGCGGCGCGGGACGCGGCGGCCTCGCGCGCGTGCAGCTCCTCCGGCGTGAGGAGGCGGAAGGCCTGCAGCTCCGGCGGCCCCTCGCGGACCATGCCCGCGGGGACGCGGTCCACCTCCACGGCGCCCAGGAACAGCCAGCCGCCGGGGTTGAGCGTGCGCGACAGGAGGGAGATGGCCGCGTCACGCGCGGCGGGGGTGAAGTAGGTCAGCACGTTGCGGCAGAGGATGAAGTCGAAGCGGCCGAAGCGCTCGGGCAGCGGCGCCAGCAGGTTCGCCTGGGCGAAGGTGGTGATGCGACGGACGGGCGGGAGGATGGTGACCTCGCGCTCGCCCGTCTCCGAATAGAGCGGGAACAGGCGCGGCGCGGACTCGCGGCGGGACCACGTCCCGTAGGTGGCGCGGCGCGCCGACTCCAGGCTGGCCTCGTGGAGGTCCGTGCCCAGCACCTCCACCGGGAAGCCGTGGGGCACCGACGCCTGGAGGCACGCGGCCAGCGAATACGCCTCCTCGCCGGACGCGCAGCCCGCGCTCCAGCCCCGCAGGGCCAGGGCGCCCCGCTGGAGCGCCGCGGGCACCGCCTCATGGGAGATGAAGCGGAAGTGCTCCGGGTGGCGGAAGAAGTACGTCTCCCCCACCAGGATGGCCTTCACCAGCGCGGTGCCCAGGTGGGAGACGGGGTGCAGCAGCTCCCCCAGGAGGTCCGCGGGGCCGCGCCCACGGCCCAGCTCCGCGCGCAGCACGCGCTCCACCGCCTCGGCGGCGATGGCGTCATTGCGAAACCCCGTGATGCTGGCCACCACCTCCCGCGCGCGGGCGAGCAGCCGCGGGTCGAGCGCTCCGCTCATGCGTCCCGCCCGGCCTCCGCGGCCTCGAGCATGGCGGGCAGCTCCCGCAGGAGCCCCCGCGAGACGAACACCCGCGGGTCCAGGATGGGCAGCGAGCGCCCCCCCACCTTCAGCATGCCGATGAGCCCCTCGCGCAGCGGGCCATGTTCGGCGCCGCCCACGCGCTCGCGCCGGTCGATGTCCGCCGCCGCGTACTCCTCCGGGTCCTTCACCGCGTCCACGGCCAGCGCCAGCGACACGCCCTCCGCCTCGATGACGACGAGCATGCGCTCCACGCGCGACAGCTTGTGCTCCACGCCCAGCCGGCGCGCCACGTCCAGCACGCACAGCGCCGCGCCCCGCACCTCCACGTATTCGCGCAGGTACACGGGCCCGGTGGGCAGCGGCCGGGTCGCCGGATGCAGCAGCACCTCCCGCACCGCGTCCAGGGGGATGGCGAACTCCAGCTCGCCCACCGTCACGCGCAGCACCAGCAGCGAGCCCGTGCGCGCCCGCTGCCGCGCGCTCGCCATGGCCTCGCCCACCGTCTGCAGCAGCTCGTCCGCGCGGAACGGCTTGGCCAGGAACGCCTCCGCGCCCAGGCCCAGGCAGGCCTCCGCGCGGGACTTCTCCGAGGAGATGATGATGACGGGGATGTCGGCCGTGGCCGGGTCCGCCTTCATCCGCTGGAGGACCTCATCGCCGTCCATCTCCGGCATGGACAAATCAAGCAACACCGCCGCCGGACGCAGGCGCCCCACCTTCTCCAGGGCCTCGCGGCCGTTGCTGGCGGTGTGGATGGTGTAGTGGCCGGAGAGGATGGCCCGCTCCAGCGCGAGAATCGCGTCGCTGTCGTCGACGAGCAGCAGGGACGGCAGGCTCACGGGAGTCTCAAGCCTTGGTGAGGAACTGGCGGACCGTTTCCGTCAGCTCGTGGTGGGACACCGGCTTCTGGATGAAGGCGTTGGCGCCGGCCTCGGTACCGCGCTGACGCAGGTCCACGTTCTTCTCCGCCGTCAGCAGCAGGATGGGCACCGAGCGGACCTGCGGCATCGCGCTGGCCCGCACCTCCTTCACGAAGGTGATGCCGTCCATGCCCGGCATGTTGATGTCCTCGATGACCAGGCTCACCGGCACCAGCCGGAGAATCTGCAGGCCCCGGGTCGCATCGTCGGCCTCGACGGTCGAGACCTTGAGGTTCATCAGGTAGATCTTGACGATGTTGCGGACCGTCGGGCTGTCGTCCACCAGCAAGACGTTGGTGCTGTGGGTGCTCACTGTGCGGCGGCTCCTGCGCAGGCCCCGCGACGCGCGGGGAGCCCTGCGAAACGTTCACGACTCTACCGTGAGGGCTCTCACGTGAGAACTGGGGGCGGTCCGGCCCGGCATCCTTCCGGGCAGGCAGGTGTCGGATGACCTCGGAGGGCGGCCCCCTGGGTCAAGATGCTCCCGGGGGTGGGGGCTACTCGCCGGCCGGCTTGGGCGGCAGCTCGTCCGCGTCGGGCGTCACCGGGGGGGCGCCAATGGCGTGGTAGCCACCGTCCACGTGGATCATTTCGCCCGTGGTGGAGGGCAGCCAGTCCGACAGCAGGGCACACGCGGTGCGGGCCACCAGGTCGTGGCTGTCCTTGGCGCTCCAGCCCAGGGGCGCCTGGGTGCCCCAGCCGCGCTCCAGGGCCTTGAATCCCGGGATTCCCTTGGCGGCGATGGTGGACAGGGGGCCGGCGGCCAGGGCGTTCACCCGGATGCCCCTGGGGCCCAGATCCCGCGCCAGGTAGCGCACCGTGGCCTCCAGGGCCGCCTTGCACACGCCCATCCAGTCGTAGATGGGCCAGGCGACGCGGTTGTCGAAGTCCAGCGTGACGATGGAGCCCCCCTGCGTCATCAGCGGCAGGCACGCCACCGACAGCTCCTTCAGCGAGAACGCGGAGATGCGGAACGCCGTCTGGACGCTCTCCCAGGGCGTGTTGAGGAAGTTGCCACCCAAAGCATCTTCGGGCGCGAAGGCGATGGAATGCAACACACCGTCCACCCGGTCCCAGCGCTGGCGGAGCGCGTCCGTCAGCGCCGGGAAGTGGGCGGGGTTGGTGACGTCCAGCTCCAACACGTCCAGCCCCGGCTTGAGGCGCCTGGCGCTCCGCTCGGTGAGGGACCTGGCCCGGCCGAAGCCGGTGAGGAGCACCTCGGCCCCCTGTGCCAGCGCGTGCTCGGCGATGCCGTAGGCCAGGGACTGGGGCGTCAGCACCCCGGTGATGAGCAGCTTCTTGCCTTGGAGCAGCATGAGACGGCCTCGTTGCGAGAAGAGGAAAGTGAGGAAACGCGCTCTCTACCATTCCTGCCAGGCGGAACGGATGAAGTTGCGCTCACCCCCGGCATGAATCCACCTGCTCCGCGGCAAGGGGTGCGGCTTATCGGCCAGCGTGCGGGCGCTACAAAAGTTGCTGCGAAAACCCCCCAACGGGGCGCCCATCCAGTAAAAGACGACACCGCCATGGCGAATTTCCAGGACACGTTCCTTTCCGGCGCCAACATCGACTTCATCGAGGGCCTCTACGCCCGATACCTGGAGGACCCCGCCAGCGTGGATGCGAGCTGGCGCGAGGTCTTCGACCGCAGCAACGGCGCCGGCCGACCCATCTTCAGCACGAAGCTGCTGGAGCCGGCCCCGGCTCCCTCGGCGGGCAAGCCCAACGGAAAGGGCGCCGCGCCCAAGGCGCAGGCCGCGGCGGCGCAGGCCCCGGTGGCCGCGTCCGCGCAGGCCACCCACGACATCGCGCTGCAGGCGCGCGTGGACCACGTCATCTTCGCCTTCCGCCTGCGCGGCCACCTGCGCGCGAAGCTGGATCCGCTCGGCCGGCCGCGCCCGGCGCTGGAGCACGTGGCGGACGTGGGCCTGGTGGATGACAGCCACTTCACGGAGGCCGAGGGCGAGCACCTGGTGGAGACCAACGGCGTGTTCGGCGACCAGCGCGTGCGCCTTTCGGACCTGCTGGCGCGCCTGCGCCGCACGTACACGGACACCATCGGCGTCGAGTACATGCACATGCTCGACAGCCAGCGCCGCCGCTGGCTGATGCACCGGATGGAGTTCGCGGAGAACCGCACCGACTTCTCCGTGGAGGAGTGCCGGCACATCCTCACCAAGCTGTCCTACGCGGAGGGCTTCGAGCACTTCCTGCACACGAAGTACGTGGGCGCCAAGCGCTTCAGCCTGGACGGCGGCGAGTCCCTCATCCCCATGCTGGACGCGCTGGGCGAGGTGGCCACCGGCATGGGCCTGAAGGAGATCGTCATCGGCATGGCCCACCGCGGCCGCCTCAACGTGCTGACGAACATCCTGGGCAAGAAGCCGGATCAGATCTTCAGCGAGTTCGACGGTCCCCGCAACCCGCAGGCCTACCTGGGCCGCGGCGACGTGAAGTACCACATGGGCTTCTCGTCGGACCACACCACGCGCCAGGGCAAGAAGCTGCACCTGTCGCTGGCCTTCAACCCCAGCCACCTGGAGGCGGTGGACCCGGTGGTGGAGGGCCGCGTGCGCGCCAAGCAGGACCGCGGCGGGGACACCGAGCGCGTCGGCGTGATGCCGCTGCTCATCCACGGCGACGCGGCCTTCATCGGCCAGGGCGTGGTGCCGGAGACGCTCAACCTGTCCGGCCTCAAGGGCTACACCACGGGCGGCACGGTCCACGTCGTCATCAACAACCAGGTCGGCTTCACCACCGACCCGCACGACTCGCGCTCGTCCCTCTACTCCACCGCCATCGCGCAGATGCTGGACATCCCCATCTTCCACGTGAATGGAGATGACCCGGAGGCCTGCGTCCACGTGGCGAAGCTGGTGGCCGAGTACCGCCAGACGTTCAAGACGGACGTGGTCATCGACCTGGTCTGCTACCGCCGCTACGGCCACAACGAGGGTGACGAGCCCTCGTTCACGCAGCCGGCGATGTACGACATCATCCGCAAGCACCCGACGGTGCGCACGCTCTACGCGGCGAAGCTGGCGGCGCAGGGCAAGATTCCGGCCGAGGAGTCGGAGGCCATCAAGCAGAAGTGCCAGCGGGAGTTCGACGCGGCGCTGACCCGCGCGCGCCAGGAGAGCCAGTTCAAGGAGCCCAGCGCGCTGGAAGGCCTGTGGAAGCCCTACCAGGGCGGCGCGCTGAAGAGCGCGCCGAACGTGTCCACCGCGGTGGACAAGCAGGTGCTCTGCGATGCGCTGCGCAAGCTGTCCACGCTGCCGGAGGGCTTCAACGTCCACCGCGACGTGGAGCGCACCGTCATCAAGAAGCGCCTGGGCATGCTGGACAGCGGCGAGCTGCAGTGGAGCGAGGGCGAGTCGCTGGCCTACGCCACGCTGCTCTCCGAGGGCTACAACATCCGCATCACCGGCCAGGACAGCGAGCGCGGCACCTTCAGCCACCGCCACGCGGTGCTGCACGACGTGAAGACGGGCGAGAAGTTCGTCCCGCTGCGCCAGTTCGTCAGCGGCAAGGGGAAGAACGGCTTCCACGTCTACAACAGCCCGCTGTCGGAGATGGGCGTGCTCGGCTTCGAGTACGGCTACAGCCTGGACGTGCCGGACGGCCTGACGGCCTGGGAAGGCCAGTTCGGTGACTTCGCCAACGGCGCGCAGATCATCATCGACCAGTTCATCGCCGCCGGTGAGAGCAAGTGGCGCCGCCTGAGCGGCCTCACCCTGCTGCTGCCGCACGGCTATGAAGGCCAGGGCCCGGAGCACTCCAGCGCGCGCCTGGAGCGCTTCCTGGACCTGTGCGCCGAGGACAACATCCAGGTCTGCTACCCCACCACGCCCGCGCAGATCTTCCACCTGCTGCGCCGCCAGGTGCTGCGCCCGGTGCGCAAGCCGCTGGTCATCATGTCGCCCAAGAGCCTGCTGCGCCGGCCGGAGGCCACCAGCAAGGTGGACGAGCTGGCCACGGGCACCTTCCAGGAAGTCATCCTGGACCGGGTGGACCCGGCGGGCGTGACGCGGCTGCTGCTGTGCAGCGGCAAGGTGTACTACGACCTGGTGAAGGCGCGGGACGAGCGCAAGGACGACAGCATCGCCATCGTCCGGCTGGAGCAGCTCTACCCGTTCGCCTCGGACGTGCTGGCGGGGCTCATCGCGAAGATGCCGAAGCTCGCGGAGCTGCTGTGGGTGCAGGAGGAGCCGCGCAACGCCGGCGCGTGGCACTTCATGTTCCCCCGCCTGCACGACCTGGCCTCCACGCAGTCGAAGCAGCAGGTGAAGATCGGCTACATCGGTCGCGCCGAAGCCGCCAGCCCCGCCACGGGCTTCCCCAAGACGCACGAATACGAGCAGCAGCTCATCATCGAGGAAGCCATCCTCCGAGGGACCAAGAATGGCCGTTGAAATCAAAGTGCCCCCCCTGGGCGAATCCATCACCGAAGCCGTCGTCGGCAAGTGGAACAAGAAGCAGGGTGACGCCGTCACCGCCGACGAGCCGCTCGTCGTCCTGGAGACCGACAAGGTCACCATCGACGTGCCGGCCCCGTCCGCGGGCGCGCTGTCCAGCATCGCCTTCAAGGAGGGCGACAAGGTCCGCGTGGGCGAGGTGCTCGGCCTCATCGAGGCGGGCGCCGGCGCTCCCGCCGCGAAGCCCGCCGCCGCTCCGGCGCCTGCCGCCGCGCCCGCCCCCGCCGCCGAGGCGCCCGCGGCGTCCGACGCGCGCTCCACGCCCACCGCTCGCAAGGTGGCCGAGGAGAACCGGGTGGACATCTCCCAGGTGAAGGGCAGCGGCGCCGGTGGCCGCGTGCACAAGGACGACGTGCTGGGTCAGCTCAACCGCCCGGCCGCGCCCGCCGCCCCGGCCCAGCCCGCCGGCCCCCGTCCGAACGCCGCCCGTGAGGAGCGCGTGCGGATGACGCCGCTGCGCAAGCGCGTGGCCGAGCGCCTCATCCAGGCCCAGTCCACCGCCGCCATGCTCACCACCTTCAACGAGGTGGACATGGGCGAGGTGATGGCCCTGCGCAAGAAGTACAACGAGAAGTTCCAGCAGAAGCACGGCGTGAAGCTCGGCTTCATGAGCTTCTTCATCCGCGCCTCCGTCGAGGCCCTCAAGGCCTTCCCGCAGATCAACGCGGAGATTGACGGCGAGGACGTCATCTTCAAGCACTACTACGACATCGGCGTGGCCGTGAGCGGCAGCCGCGGTCTGGTGGTGCCGGTGGTGCGCAACGCGGACAAGCAGGGCCTGGCGGACCTGGAGAAGTCCGTGGGCGAGCTGGGCAGCAAGGCGCGCAACGACAAGCTGGCCCTGTCCGACCTGCAGGGTGGCACCTTCACCATCACCAACGGCGGCATCTTCGGCTCCATGCTGTCCACGCCCATCCTGAACCCGCCGCAGACGGGCATCCTGGGCATGCACAACATCGTCGAGCGCCCCGTGGCCCGCGACGGCCAGGTCGTCATCCGGCCCATCATGTACATCGCCCTCACCTACGACCACCGCCTGGTGGACGGCCGCGAGGCGGTGCAGTTCCTGGTGCGCGTGAAGGAGTGCATCGAGGACCCGGAGCGCCTGCTCCTGGACGTCTGACGTCAGGCCCGCGCTCCGGGCAAGCCTTGCATTCCTGGCGGCCGGCTGGACTTCCAGCCGGCCGTTTCACTACAACTGGGAGTGTCTCCCGGTTGTCGGGGGGCGGGAAGAACGGGCGGCTCTCCTCGCGCCGCCCCGCAAGACTGAAGGAAGCGCAATGGCAACCGGTACCGTGAAGTGGTTCAACGACGCGAAGGGCTTTGGCTTCATCACCCAGGACGGCGGTGGTGAGGACGTGTTCTGCCACCACACCGCCATCAACATGGACGGCTTCCGCACCCTGGCCGAGGGCCAGAAGGTGGAGTTCGAAGTCACCCGTGGTCCCAAGGGCCTGCAGGCGCAGAACGTCCGCGCCGCCGGCTAACGCGTCCGTCAGCCACTCCGTCCGGACTGGCCGATGAAAAGAGGCCCGGCCCCACCATCAGGGGGACCGGGCCTCTGGTTTCTTCAGGGCCCCGGAGGGCCGCTCGCGGCCTACAGGTGGCGCTTGAAGTGGTCCATGACGCGCTCCCACTGGCGCTCGGTGACGAGCGGGTCGGGCACCATGTGCGTCAGGCCGCTGAGCGGCAGCAGGTCGTGCGGCTTGCCGGCGCGGAAGAGCGCGTCGCTCAGCTTCAGCGTGTGGAAGAAGTACACGTTGTCGTCCGCGGTGCCGTGGATGAGCAGCAGCTTGCCCATGGGCTTGTCCTGCTGCGCGTACGTCAGCAGCGAGCTCTTCTCGTAGGCCTCCGGGCGCTGCTGCGGCACGCCCAGGTAGCGCTCGGTGTAGTGGGTGTCGTAGTCCAGCCAGTCCACCACCGGCGCGCCGGCCACGCCGGCCTTGAAGATGTCCGGGCGCTTGAGCACGCCCAGGGCGGCCATGTACCCGCCGAAGCTCCAGCCGGAGATGCCCACGCGGTTCAAGTCAAGCTCCGGGACGACCTTGGCCAGCTCCTTGATGGCGTCCGCCTGGTCTTCGATGGTGACGCCGGCGAAGTCGCCCTTCACCTCGCGCTCCCACTTCGCGCCGCGCAGCGGGGTGCCGCGGCCGTCAATCTTCACGACGAGGAAGCCCTGGTCCGCCACCCACTGCGACATCAGGTGCGCGGCCATGCTCTGGTGGACCACGGTGGTGGTGGGGCCGCCGTACACCTCCACGATGACGGGCAGCTTCTTGCCGGGCTTGAAGTCGCGCGGGCGCACCAGCGAGGTCCAGAAGCGCCGCGGGCCCACCTGCCGCAGCTCCACGTTGGGCGTGTAGGGCGGCTCCTTGGCCACCGAGGGCAGCTCGCCCACGCGGGTGCCGTCACCGCGCACCACCAGCGTCTTGGGCATGGACTTGAGGCCATGGGCGTTCATCACCACCAGCGCGCCGCGCTTGGACACCGCGCCCGACTCGATGTCACCGCCCGCCGTCACCTTCTCCGGGGCGCCGCCGTCCTTCACGCGCCACAGGTGGCTCTGCGTGGGGTTGGGGCCGCCGTTGAAGTAGAGCGTGCCGCTCTCCTGGACGTAGCGCGCCAGCGAGCGGAAGCCCGCGTCCGGCTTCACCAGGCTGCGCGCCAGCGAGCCGTCCGCCTTGCGCAGCTCCACCTCCGGGCCGCCGTTGCGCTCGGTGTACCAGAGGAAGCCGCTGCCATCGTCCAGCCACAGCGGGAAGGCCTGCTCCAGGTTGAGCCAGGCGCTGTCCGTCTCCGTCAGCAGCTCCCGCGACTTGCCCGTGCGCGGGTCCACCGCGAGCAGCTTCTGCTCCGTCTGCTCCCGGTTCTGCACCAGCACGGTGAGCGGGCCGCGCTCGGGCCACCGCACGGTGGCCAGGTACGGGTACTTCGCCGCGTCCCACTGCGCCCACACGGTGCGCCCGCCCGTGACGGGCGTAATCCCCAGGCGCACCTTGGCGTTGGCCTTGCCGGGGCGCGGGTACGCGAAGTCCTCGCCGCCGCGCTCGGGGTGCATCACGTCGACGATGGTGAGCTTCTCCACCTCCGTCGTGTCCGCCTCCGTGTACGCGATGGACTTCGCGTCCGGGCTCCACCAGTAGCCGGTGAAGCGGCCCATCTCCTCCTGGGCGACGAACTCGGCCACGCCGTGCGACTTCGCCTCGGTGCCGCCCTTGGTGACGCGCCGCTCGCGGTTGGCCGCCACGTCGATGCGGTACACGTCGTGCTCCCGCACGTACGCCACCTGCTTGCCGTCCGGGGAGAAGCGCGGGTCCAACGTGCCGGGGCCCGTCTTCAGCTCCGTCACCTTGTTGCCGGCGCGCTCCACCACGTAGAGGCGGCCGGACAGCGGCACCAGCAGGCGGTTGCCGTCCTCGGACACCTGGAAGCTGGTGAAGCCCCGGGCGCTGACGCGCATGCGCTCACGGCGGGCCTTCTCCTCCGGCGTGAGGGTCTCCTCGGCGCCCTTGAGGATGGCCTCGGGCGTGAGCAGCTCGCGCGTCTGTCCGCTCTCCACGTCGAACGCGTAGAGCGTCTGCACGTTGGACGTGGGCTGGGTGCGGAGGAAGAGCACGCTCTTCTCGTCGGGGGTGATGCGCACGCCGCCGGGCCGGCCGCTCATGAAGCGGCGCGTCTCCGAGAACTGGCGCAGGAAGGGGTCTTGCGACCGCTGCGTCTTGGACATGGTCAGGGGCTTCTGCTCCTGGGCGAAGGACGAGGCGCTCGCAAGCAGGAGCGCGGCGGTGAGGACGTGGCGCATGCGTCGTCGAATCCCCGCGAAGGGCGGGGCTCCTTTCGTGGAAAGGTGCAGGGCAGCCTACACTCGGCGGCCGCGCGGCCGGAGCAAACGCCTGGCACGCTGGAGGATTCCCGACGCAATGGAAACGCAAGACGACGCCCCGCGGCACCTGCGCCTGGCCGGCGTCATCCGCCTGGGCCTGGGCGGCGGGCGGGGCCCCCAGGACGCCTATGTGTTCGACCCGCACCGGCTCGCCCTGCCCGCCTGGGCCTGCGCCCTGGGTGACACGGGAGGCCCCGCCCTCCTGGTGAGCCTGGACCGGCACCTGGACACCGTGGTGCCCCGGGCCCCCGCCGCCGTGCCGGACCGCGCGGCCGGGCTGCGCGCGCTGGACGAGCACGCCCGCTATGCGTTGGACGTCCGCAACTATGACCACATCCTCGCGGCCATGGAGGCGGGGCTGGTGGGGGACGCGCTGCTCATCGCCCGCGCCCGCCCCCGCGGCGCCTTCGCCGGGGACACCTACGTGGACAGCCGCGGCCGGCCGCACCGGCTGGTGGCGGTGCCCACCGTGGACCGGGCGGCGGAGGCCTACAGCCGCCCGGCCCCCGGCGACGCGGTGCGCGACGTGCTGGACGCGGCCGGGCGGGTGCTGCTGGACGTGGACCTGGACTGCTTCACCTCGCTGAGCGACGCGGACCCGACCACCGTGCTGCCCTGGCCCCAGCAGGTGATTCGCGAGTTCCTGCTCCCGGAGGACTCGGAGCCCTTCTGGGACGCGGTGCTGGGCAAGACGGTGGCGCTGACGCTGGCGCGCGAGCCGCACCACTGCGGCGGGCTGCTCGCGTCCGGGGCGCTGTTCCGGGACGCGGCCCAGGTGCTGTTCCGGGAGCTCCTGCGCACCGAGCCCCCGTAGGCCCCAACATCCTGCCCGCTACAGCGGCGTCTCCATGAAGTTGGGCCGCACGTCCGTCATCTGCCCGCCCGCGAAGGAGAAGCGGCTGCCCACCGGCGGCCGGGAGTCGTTGAGCACGTAGCCGAAGTCCACGCGGAAGGGCAGGACGTTGAACTGAGGGAAGAGCAGCCGCAGGCCCGCGCCCACCGTGTGCACCATGGCCGGCCTGTCGTTGAAGGCGCTGCCCGAGTCCCAGAAGAGCACGCCGCCCAGGTGCACCGTCTTCACCACGACGGGCCGGCTGCGGTACTCCAGGTTGAAGAGCAGCAGCCGCCGGCCGGAGTACGCGTCCGCGCCCGCGCCGCGCAGGCCGTTGGAGCCGCCCAGCAGGTGGATGCGCTCGAAGAGGTCGTCGATATTCACGTCCAGCAGGCCGCGCGCCACGAAGCGGCCGCCCAGCACCTTGGGGGACACCTCAATCAGCTCCGCCGCCCAGCGCCGGTTGGTCCATGCCCCGCGGGGCCCCAGCGGCCGGCGGATGGCGCCCGACAGGGACGCGGTGGTGAGCGTGTCCCCCAGCCGCAGGCGGTAGCGCAGCGCCAGCCCGCCCTCCACGAAGTGGCTCTGCTCGCCGAACACGGGCGGCGCGTAGCGCAGGGTGGCGGACACCCAGTGCCCCATCTGGAAGTCCTCGGCCAGGACGTACGAGTCCACGTCCCGCAGCACCTCGTAGCGCGCGTCGAAGGCGCGCAGGCTGAGGCCCACGTAGCCGGCGTCCTCCGCGCGCGGCAGGTAGTTGCGGTTGAACCACTCCGACTGCTCCGGGGAGAGCCCGGAGGACAGCGGCGCGCCATAGCCGTAGTGGTACGCGCCCACCGTGCCGCCCACGTTCCACTTGTAGCGGGTGCCCAGCGAGCGCGTGTACGAGAAGCCGCCCACCACCTCTTCGGTCCGGTAGACGTAGGGCACCGCGGGCCCGCCGGGGAATGGCAACTGCCAGATGGAGGCGCCCCGGTAGACGCGGTTGGTCTCCACGTTCCACGCCACGGAGGCGCTGGCGCTCCACGGCGTGGACAGCGAATACAAGGGCCGGCTCACCGCGAGGTTGCCGCGCGAGCCCTCCGTCTTGCCCGTCTCCCGGCCCTGGATGACGGCGATGGACTCGCTGAGCGACCAGCGGCTGCCCAGCACGCGCGGGTCGGTGTAGCTCTGCCCCAGGCTCAGGGTGTCCTGCCGCAGCACGAAGTCCACGGCGATGCGCTTGCCGCGCCCCAGGAAGTTCTGCTCCGTGCCCTGCAGCTTCAGGTACTGGAGCAGCGACCCCACCGCCGCGAAGTCGCTGTTGAGCCGCAGCGACCAGATGTCCTTGGTGACGGCCATCAGCGCCACCGTGTCCGGCGTGCGGCCCTTCA
Proteins encoded in this window:
- a CDS encoding chemotaxis protein CheW gives rise to the protein MKVTPRTLEESQEAEARELLERRAARLREQGENTVEEAVHWIAEFPLGEERYALSLESLRAALPLKMVSPVPLSSPHVVGVLRFQGQVLAALSLASLLGGHGWRQDPAVLLVVDRGDGELCALDCEAIPRPTTLPMSAVEAARVRAEGAVMEVFTQDRQLIHLIDLKRLFSATRGTGARHAR
- a CDS encoding CheR family methyltransferase, which produces MSGALDPRLLARAREVVASITGFRNDAIAAEAVERVLRAELGRGRGPADLLGELLHPVSHLGTALVKAILVGETYFFRHPEHFRFISHEAVPAALQRGALALRGWSAGCASGEEAYSLAACLQASVPHGFPVEVLGTDLHEASLESARRATYGTWSRRESAPRLFPLYSETGEREVTILPPVRRITTFAQANLLAPLPERFGRFDFILCRNVLTYFTPAARDAAISLLSRTLNPGGWLFLGAVEVDRVPAGMVREGPPELQAFRLLTPEELHAREAAASRAAARAWPVAAAPPRRPLTPLLPVPAREEAVAPPPPPTRLHLNALERIEEGDEVGASSVLEALVRQAPDYLPGLLELALLRERSGAREGAVPLMRALRSRAERLPPDQLVEGPEALPARFYQASADAYLNQGALE
- a CDS encoding response regulator, which codes for MSLPSLLLVDDSDAILALERAILSGHYTIHTASNGREALEKVGRLRPAAVLLDLSMPEMDGDEVLQRMKADPATADIPVIIISSEKSRAEACLGLGAEAFLAKPFRADELLQTVGEAMASARQRARTGSLLVLRVTVGELEFAIPLDAVREVLLHPATRPLPTGPVYLREYVEVRGAALCVLDVARRLGVEHKLSRVERMLVVIEAEGVSLALAVDAVKDPEEYAAADIDRRERVGGAEHGPLREGLIGMLKVGGRSLPILDPRVFVSRGLLRELPAMLEAAEAGRDA
- a CDS encoding response regulator, producing the protein MSTHSTNVLLVDDSPTVRNIVKIYLMNLKVSTVEADDATRGLQILRLVPVSLVIEDINMPGMDGITFVKEVRASAMPQVRSVPILLLTAEKNVDLRQRGTEAGANAFIQKPVSHHELTETVRQFLTKA
- the fabI gene encoding enoyl-ACP reductase FabI; the protein is MLLQGKKLLITGVLTPQSLAYGIAEHALAQGAEVLLTGFGRARSLTERSARRLKPGLDVLELDVTNPAHFPALTDALRQRWDRVDGVLHSIAFAPEDALGGNFLNTPWESVQTAFRISAFSLKELSVACLPLMTQGGSIVTLDFDNRVAWPIYDWMGVCKAALEATVRYLARDLGPRGIRVNALAAGPLSTIAAKGIPGFKALERGWGTQAPLGWSAKDSHDLVARTACALLSDWLPSTTGEMIHVDGGYHAIGAPPVTPDADELPPKPAGE
- a CDS encoding 2-oxoglutarate dehydrogenase E1 component, with the protein product MANFQDTFLSGANIDFIEGLYARYLEDPASVDASWREVFDRSNGAGRPIFSTKLLEPAPAPSAGKPNGKGAAPKAQAAAAQAPVAASAQATHDIALQARVDHVIFAFRLRGHLRAKLDPLGRPRPALEHVADVGLVDDSHFTEAEGEHLVETNGVFGDQRVRLSDLLARLRRTYTDTIGVEYMHMLDSQRRRWLMHRMEFAENRTDFSVEECRHILTKLSYAEGFEHFLHTKYVGAKRFSLDGGESLIPMLDALGEVATGMGLKEIVIGMAHRGRLNVLTNILGKKPDQIFSEFDGPRNPQAYLGRGDVKYHMGFSSDHTTRQGKKLHLSLAFNPSHLEAVDPVVEGRVRAKQDRGGDTERVGVMPLLIHGDAAFIGQGVVPETLNLSGLKGYTTGGTVHVVINNQVGFTTDPHDSRSSLYSTAIAQMLDIPIFHVNGDDPEACVHVAKLVAEYRQTFKTDVVIDLVCYRRYGHNEGDEPSFTQPAMYDIIRKHPTVRTLYAAKLAAQGKIPAEESEAIKQKCQREFDAALTRARQESQFKEPSALEGLWKPYQGGALKSAPNVSTAVDKQVLCDALRKLSTLPEGFNVHRDVERTVIKKRLGMLDSGELQWSEGESLAYATLLSEGYNIRITGQDSERGTFSHRHAVLHDVKTGEKFVPLRQFVSGKGKNGFHVYNSPLSEMGVLGFEYGYSLDVPDGLTAWEGQFGDFANGAQIIIDQFIAAGESKWRRLSGLTLLLPHGYEGQGPEHSSARLERFLDLCAEDNIQVCYPTTPAQIFHLLRRQVLRPVRKPLVIMSPKSLLRRPEATSKVDELATGTFQEVILDRVDPAGVTRLLLCSGKVYYDLVKARDERKDDSIAIVRLEQLYPFASDVLAGLIAKMPKLAELLWVQEEPRNAGAWHFMFPRLHDLASTQSKQQVKIGYIGRAEAASPATGFPKTHEYEQQLIIEEAILRGTKNGR